Proteins from one Chitinophaga oryzae genomic window:
- a CDS encoding TonB-dependent receptor domain-containing protein codes for MQKSTYLLYELRSKNLLMALPLLLFLAVLPVVGNSQDLATLKLSVSAQNVGIKTALREIQQHSKVRFFYGKDVDRYDHIKVSLTGKESNVLQAVERVLKPTGLRYTQKGYHIMIDEKPAGSISAPKQEQEKAPARQQGRISGKIVDDLGRPLIGASVRIAGSSSQATQSAADGSYMLSVPAGSYTLEVSYISFQSQRITGVVIKDNSITPLTVSMKVAASTLSQVVVTSGYKKASIAGVYAGQKNRASISNGVSAEQIAATPDRNVGEVLKRVSGINTADNKFVIVRGIGERYNAASLDGTALPSTEAQKRSFSFDMIPNAIVDNIVVVKTVTPDMNTGFGGGAIQINTKDIPTENFMTVGIGTSINDQSTCKEFLSHQRGKYDYLGFDDGRRSFPKDLKTTASVEEMVAQSRRFTNDNFTVYKYKAAPAQNYQFAIGQVYKWNEARQYKFGFTGALSYRNNQTINNIEEIRRGKWNTNTAIAASGHSYDFNTTLGGVLNLGLQLGKHRLSLRNTYTHLYDNAFTRIKGVNSDNDFNEQPNQIRETDDPTFTTLVQNKLTGQHQLQKTRIEWDVARTGIDRKQKDLGIATQSPRVLGNDTLFLYGYGQLSGPRFTPASRHSYSNSETHYSWNVSASRPFDIGNFSNTLKVGYFGTQRSSRFDWKILPLLADDKVFDPSLSYLPIGEWLKPENMRADGYLFLLDGWGNDYYAGKSQNHAGYVMFDNRFNSQWRLVWGVRADYYQYTEINNGSNATKQGANGIFDLPREKKWEWLPSANLTYSPVSTVNIRAAYSATVVRPEMMDNSQFFRYSAFYDGLVGSLGISSTRITNWDVKAEWFPGAGEVLSMGGYYKYFDKPAEMIAIETLDFGFQYTLKNSNWARVYGLELEARKDLGFIRDVALLRHLTLYGNLTLQQSQVEGLYQTGDKDPVTGRPVMAPMEQKRALYGQAPYLLNAGLQYQDEQLGFNIVYNKSGRKTYFVTTSPANTEYEQPRAQLDAQVSYKFLKPALEIRINGGNLLNAASVFYNNRGSYEMNPDATDISNSQRLKAGFTDNYEEGDLYTFKQRFGRTFSATITYKF; via the coding sequence ATGCAAAAAAGCACTTATCTGCTTTATGAACTCAGATCAAAGAATCTGTTAATGGCCCTGCCATTGCTTCTATTCCTCGCTGTCCTGCCGGTGGTGGGCAATAGCCAGGACCTCGCCACCTTGAAACTATCTGTCAGCGCGCAGAACGTAGGTATCAAGACAGCCTTGCGGGAGATACAACAGCACAGCAAAGTCCGGTTCTTTTATGGCAAAGATGTGGACCGCTATGATCATATTAAAGTCAGTCTCACCGGAAAAGAGAGCAACGTGCTGCAGGCTGTGGAGCGTGTGCTGAAGCCTACCGGCCTTCGTTATACGCAGAAAGGATATCATATTATGATCGATGAAAAACCCGCCGGCAGCATTTCTGCGCCCAAACAGGAGCAGGAAAAAGCGCCCGCCCGGCAGCAGGGCCGTATCAGCGGCAAGATCGTGGACGACCTGGGAAGACCCCTGATCGGCGCCTCTGTCCGTATCGCAGGCAGTAGCAGCCAGGCTACACAATCGGCCGCAGACGGGAGTTATATGCTGAGTGTCCCCGCGGGTAGTTATACTTTGGAAGTCAGCTACATCTCTTTTCAGTCCCAGCGTATTACAGGCGTGGTGATAAAAGACAACAGCATTACGCCGCTGACCGTGTCCATGAAAGTGGCCGCCAGTACTTTAAGCCAGGTAGTGGTGACGTCAGGGTACAAAAAGGCGTCCATTGCCGGCGTGTATGCCGGGCAGAAAAACAGGGCATCCATCAGCAACGGCGTATCGGCGGAACAGATCGCCGCCACGCCCGACCGTAATGTGGGAGAAGTGTTGAAGCGTGTCTCCGGGATCAATACGGCAGATAATAAATTTGTCATTGTACGCGGTATCGGTGAGCGATACAATGCGGCTTCGCTCGACGGTACCGCCCTGCCCAGCACAGAGGCGCAGAAGCGCAGCTTCTCTTTTGACATGATCCCCAACGCTATTGTCGATAACATCGTTGTGGTAAAAACGGTGACGCCCGATATGAACACCGGCTTCGGCGGGGGCGCTATCCAGATTAATACCAAAGACATTCCTACGGAAAACTTTATGACAGTGGGCATTGGTACTTCCATCAACGATCAGTCTACCTGTAAGGAATTTTTAAGTCACCAGCGTGGTAAGTACGATTACCTGGGTTTTGATGATGGCCGCAGGAGTTTTCCTAAAGACCTGAAAACGACAGCCAGCGTAGAGGAAATGGTAGCGCAGAGCAGGCGTTTTACAAACGACAATTTTACGGTGTATAAATACAAAGCAGCACCTGCGCAAAATTACCAGTTCGCCATCGGACAGGTGTATAAATGGAATGAAGCAAGACAGTATAAGTTTGGCTTTACCGGCGCACTCAGTTACCGGAACAATCAAACCATCAATAATATTGAAGAAATCCGTCGTGGAAAGTGGAACACGAATACCGCGATCGCTGCCAGTGGACATTCGTATGATTTTAATACGACGCTGGGAGGGGTACTTAACCTGGGGCTGCAACTGGGAAAGCACCGTTTGAGCCTGCGCAACACTTACACGCATTTGTATGATAATGCCTTTACGCGGATCAAGGGTGTCAATTCGGATAACGACTTCAACGAGCAACCCAACCAGATCCGGGAAACGGATGATCCGACTTTTACAACGCTGGTTCAAAACAAGCTGACGGGCCAGCATCAGTTACAGAAGACCAGAATAGAATGGGACGTCGCGCGGACAGGCATCGACCGCAAACAGAAAGATCTCGGTATCGCCACGCAGTCGCCCCGGGTTCTCGGAAACGACACCCTGTTTCTGTACGGTTACGGCCAGTTGTCGGGTCCGCGGTTTACGCCTGCATCGCGGCACAGCTATTCCAACAGTGAAACCCATTATTCCTGGAACGTATCCGCTTCGCGGCCATTCGATATTGGAAATTTCAGCAATACGCTCAAGGTAGGCTATTTCGGAACACAACGTTCCTCCCGGTTTGACTGGAAGATCCTGCCGTTGCTGGCGGATGATAAAGTATTTGATCCCTCTTTGTCCTATCTGCCTATTGGAGAATGGCTGAAGCCTGAAAATATGCGTGCTGACGGTTACCTGTTTTTGCTGGATGGCTGGGGCAATGACTATTACGCCGGAAAAAGCCAGAACCATGCAGGTTATGTGATGTTTGACAACCGGTTCAATAGTCAATGGCGTCTCGTATGGGGAGTGCGGGCGGATTATTATCAATATACAGAAATCAACAATGGTTCCAACGCAACAAAGCAGGGTGCAAACGGCATTTTCGATCTTCCCCGGGAAAAGAAATGGGAATGGCTGCCCTCCGCCAATCTGACGTATAGCCCTGTTAGTACGGTGAATATCCGGGCCGCTTACTCCGCTACGGTGGTGCGGCCTGAAATGATGGACAACAGCCAGTTCTTTCGTTACAGCGCTTTTTATGACGGCCTGGTAGGCAGCTTAGGGATCAGCAGTACCCGCATCACTAACTGGGATGTGAAGGCAGAGTGGTTTCCGGGGGCCGGCGAGGTACTTTCCATGGGAGGATACTATAAGTATTTTGACAAACCGGCAGAAATGATTGCGATAGAAACGCTGGATTTCGGATTCCAGTATACCCTGAAAAATTCCAATTGGGCCAGGGTATACGGACTTGAACTGGAGGCCCGCAAGGACCTTGGTTTTATCAGGGATGTGGCATTACTGCGCCACCTGACGCTCTATGGAAATCTGACGCTGCAACAATCCCAGGTAGAAGGGTTGTACCAGACAGGAGATAAAGATCCCGTTACCGGAAGACCGGTGATGGCCCCGATGGAGCAGAAGCGGGCGCTCTATGGACAGGCTCCTTACTTGTTGAATGCCGGCCTGCAATACCAGGATGAGCAATTGGGTTTCAATATTGTCTATAATAAATCGGGAAGAAAGACCTATTTCGTGACCACATCACCTGCCAATACAGAATATGAGCAACCACGGGCGCAGCTGGACGCACAGGTCAGTTATAAATTTTTAAAGCCCGCGCTGGAAATCAGGATCAACGGAGGTAACCTATTGAATGCTGCTTCTGTTTTTTACAACAACAGGGGCAGTTATGAGATGAATCCGGATGCAACAGATATCAGTAACAGCCAGCGGTTAAAAGCAGGGTTTACCGATAATTATGAAGAAGGCGATTTATATACGTTCAAACAGCGGTTCGGAAGGACCTTCAGCGCAACCATTACCTATAAATTTTAA
- a CDS encoding FecR family protein: MKEHPTELLKKFLDNRCSPEELEQVQQLLQLPENSELLDRLMAGQSAADWEHTGYADEQLLPTVERWKAQLNERIRQQSGGKVKQLRARRLRNIAAVMAGILVLSGISYRGLKNKRMHPAYVEQRNPGGAPVRYLLPDSTQVHLAAGSRMRYPAQFSGSKREVFLEGEAFFDVKQDAKNPFIIRTGDVYTEVLGTSFRITAFEAAPLEVAVASGKVQVTDPQKGQLAVLTKGRVVSYNAASGVVEQHTVDPSSLEKWTTGEVYFEETHVDRIAEELQRIYGVKIRFQQPALATIRVSAAFSASEPVAGVMQMLAFVGKFQYNYDSEKKLYTLYVKNQPMDKR, translated from the coding sequence ATGAAAGAGCATCCTACTGAATTGTTAAAAAAGTTTCTGGACAACCGCTGTTCTCCCGAAGAGCTGGAACAGGTACAGCAGCTGTTGCAGTTGCCTGAAAACAGCGAGCTGCTGGACAGGCTGATGGCCGGGCAATCTGCGGCCGACTGGGAGCATACCGGCTATGCGGATGAACAGCTGCTACCGACGGTAGAACGCTGGAAAGCGCAGTTGAATGAACGCATACGTCAGCAGTCAGGAGGGAAGGTGAAACAACTACGGGCACGCAGGCTACGCAATATAGCCGCCGTTATGGCCGGTATTTTGGTGTTAAGTGGTATCTCTTACCGGGGTTTAAAAAACAAAAGAATGCACCCCGCTTATGTGGAACAACGTAATCCGGGAGGAGCGCCGGTGAGATACCTGTTGCCCGACAGCACGCAGGTGCACCTGGCAGCGGGCAGCCGGATGCGTTATCCGGCGCAGTTTTCAGGAAGTAAAAGAGAAGTCTTTCTGGAAGGAGAAGCTTTTTTCGATGTAAAGCAGGATGCGAAGAATCCCTTTATCATCAGAACAGGCGACGTATATACGGAAGTGTTAGGCACGTCCTTCCGGATCACGGCATTTGAGGCGGCGCCGCTGGAGGTGGCTGTCGCTTCCGGCAAGGTACAGGTGACAGACCCGCAAAAAGGGCAACTGGCCGTTTTGACCAAAGGCAGGGTAGTCAGCTACAACGCTGCCAGTGGGGTGGTAGAGCAGCATACGGTAGACCCGTCTTCGTTGGAAAAGTGGACCACCGGCGAAGTGTATTTTGAAGAAACACACGTGGACAGGATCGCGGAAGAATTGCAGCGCATCTATGGAGTTAAGATCCGGTTTCAGCAACCTGCGTTGGCCACAATCCGCGTCAGCGCCGCTTTTTCAGCAAGCGAGCCGGTGGCGGGCGTAATGCAGATGCTGGCTTTTGTCGGCAAATTCCAATACAACTATGATAGTGAAAAGAAACTGTACACCCTTTACGTGAAAAATCAGCCTATGGATAAAAGATAA
- a CDS encoding sigma-70 family RNA polymerase sigma factor, giving the protein MDYKHASDMELLLCCKNDDIRAYNELVDRYAPRLHKIGLRYLRDRFVVEELAMDLLFNIWERRMNITIEYSLSAYLFRAYRNMIARQLCRKIPATSPIEEMTEHELPLSSRTADDDLIFTQTELIYHENLARLSPQRRLVFQLSREENLSYKAIAERTGLSLNTVENYMTAALAGLRRFFGRHSLHLWVTLLLTQHL; this is encoded by the coding sequence ATGGACTATAAGCACGCATCTGATATGGAATTGTTGCTTTGTTGTAAGAACGACGACATCAGGGCATACAATGAGTTGGTGGACCGCTATGCGCCCCGTCTGCATAAAATCGGCCTGCGCTATCTCCGTGACAGGTTCGTGGTAGAGGAGCTAGCCATGGACCTGCTGTTCAATATATGGGAGCGCAGAATGAACATCACCATCGAATACAGCCTTTCTGCTTATCTTTTCAGGGCTTACCGCAATATGATTGCCCGGCAGCTTTGCCGGAAGATTCCTGCTACCAGCCCCATAGAAGAAATGACCGAACACGAATTACCCCTTTCCTCCCGGACTGCCGATGATGACCTGATCTTCACTCAGACAGAGTTGATCTATCATGAAAATTTGGCGCGGTTAAGTCCTCAGCGCCGGCTGGTGTTTCAGCTGAGTCGCGAGGAAAACCTGAGTTATAAAGCCATCGCTGAACGTACCGGTCTTTCCCTGAATACCGTTGAAAACTATATGACCGCTGCACTGGCCGGCCTGCGCAGATTTTTTGGCAGGCATTCGCTGCATCTCTGGGTAACCCTGCTACTGACGCAACACCTCTGA
- a CDS encoding aminoacyl-histidine dipeptidase, translating into MELTSLAPQSLWQYFSQLNAIPRASKKEEKVIAFVEAFGRQLGLETTRDAVGNVCIKKPATAGMEDRQTVILQSHLDMVHQKNGDTVFDFDTQGIEMYVDGDWVRARGTTLGADNGIGVATIMDILAATDIQHPALEAMFTIDEETGMTGAMQLDPGPYTGTILLNLDTEEEDEITIGCAGGLDTNTNGSYQQVPATAGGAAYDVTIKGLLGGHSGIDINKGRANANKLMNRLLYNVRQSIDLQLASLDGGSLRNAIPRESRATVVVPGADKARFEAAVQAFAAILKDEYKTVETGLTVAVTPAATPVSVMAPAYFDQLLRAIYAAPNGVFRMSPDMPGLVEASNNIAKVTVKDGQFITQSLQRSNVDSTKEDVALAVRSAFENMGCEVIQAGGYPGWKPNPDSPILKLMLSLYGDHFKHAPKVGAIHAGLECGILGSLLKGPDMISFGPTIRGAHSPNECAQISSVERFYKFLLHILKEIPKR; encoded by the coding sequence ATGGAACTAACATCACTGGCCCCGCAGTCATTGTGGCAATATTTCAGTCAACTGAACGCCATCCCGCGGGCATCGAAGAAAGAAGAGAAGGTGATAGCCTTTGTGGAGGCATTTGGCCGGCAGCTGGGCCTGGAAACGACAAGGGACGCTGTCGGGAACGTGTGCATTAAAAAGCCGGCTACCGCGGGCATGGAAGACCGCCAGACGGTGATCCTGCAATCGCACCTGGACATGGTACACCAGAAAAACGGGGATACCGTGTTCGACTTTGACACGCAGGGCATCGAGATGTATGTGGACGGCGACTGGGTAAGGGCCCGCGGCACTACCCTCGGCGCAGATAACGGCATCGGCGTAGCCACCATCATGGACATCCTGGCGGCGACGGACATACAGCATCCCGCCCTCGAAGCCATGTTCACGATCGACGAAGAAACAGGTATGACCGGCGCCATGCAACTGGACCCGGGCCCTTATACCGGTACCATCCTGCTCAACCTGGACACCGAAGAGGAAGACGAAATCACCATCGGTTGCGCCGGTGGCCTCGATACCAATACCAACGGCAGCTACCAGCAGGTGCCTGCTACAGCCGGCGGCGCCGCCTACGACGTCACCATTAAAGGCTTGCTCGGCGGCCACTCCGGGATAGATATCAATAAAGGCAGGGCGAACGCCAACAAGCTGATGAACCGCCTGCTGTACAACGTGCGTCAGTCTATAGACCTGCAGCTGGCGTCCCTCGACGGCGGCAGCCTGCGGAACGCTATCCCGCGCGAATCCCGCGCCACGGTAGTAGTGCCCGGCGCCGATAAAGCCCGTTTTGAAGCAGCGGTACAGGCATTTGCCGCCATCCTGAAAGATGAATATAAAACCGTGGAGACCGGACTGACCGTAGCGGTTACGCCTGCTGCCACGCCGGTTTCTGTGATGGCGCCCGCTTATTTCGATCAGCTGCTGCGCGCCATCTACGCCGCGCCCAATGGCGTGTTCCGCATGAGCCCCGATATGCCGGGCCTCGTGGAAGCCTCTAACAATATCGCCAAAGTGACCGTGAAAGACGGACAGTTTATTACCCAGTCACTCCAGCGCAGCAACGTAGACAGCACCAAAGAAGACGTCGCCCTCGCGGTACGTTCCGCCTTTGAAAATATGGGCTGCGAAGTGATACAGGCCGGTGGTTACCCCGGATGGAAACCCAACCCGGATTCTCCCATCCTGAAGCTGATGCTGTCCCTGTACGGCGATCACTTCAAACATGCACCGAAAGTAGGAGCGATTCACGCCGGACTGGAATGTGGCATCCTCGGTTCGCTGCTCAAAGGGCCGGACATGATTTCCTTCGGACCTACCATCCGCGGCGCGCACTCACCCAACGAATGTGCGCAGATCTCTTCCGTGGAGCGGTTTTATAAATTTCTGCTGCATATTTTGAAAGAAATACCCAAACGATAG
- a CDS encoding thioredoxin family protein produces MMKKLLLVLAACLPLALAAQEKGIHFEHELSWKEVRAKAQKENKFIFMDCYTTWCGPCKMMSRDIFPQQVVGDFFNDKFISVKVQMDKTAKDDDAVKRWYEDVDAIAREYNVMAYPTFLYFAPDGKLVHLVVGSDSASAFIAASAKALKPETQYYTRMETMAENAGNQPDTLKRLAEEAMEMYDGRYSALFAKRYLRAVPSVYTSETLQFLDKYTHNSRDTGFVIFRKNPAKVNQVMGAKYAEKKVEQIIFGEEIYANLKEGITPDFKVIETKLQKKYPDLSRKLVDKFRLQWYQGKDYDQFEKAVKVYIRQYDKQLDPSDLSSFARTVGRKAKDTAMLRTALAWSERAVKENPGPDAVSVQAMLIYRLGDTATAIRLQEGVVNDLSAKEKKYQKEFQEKVLDKMRKGENL; encoded by the coding sequence ATGATGAAAAAACTATTACTGGTGTTAGCCGCCTGTTTACCGCTTGCTTTGGCGGCGCAGGAAAAGGGCATTCACTTCGAGCATGAACTGAGCTGGAAGGAGGTCCGTGCCAAAGCCCAAAAAGAAAACAAGTTTATTTTCATGGACTGCTACACCACCTGGTGCGGTCCCTGTAAAATGATGAGTCGCGACATCTTCCCGCAGCAGGTGGTCGGCGATTTCTTCAATGATAAATTCATCTCGGTGAAAGTCCAGATGGACAAAACCGCCAAGGATGACGATGCCGTAAAACGCTGGTATGAAGACGTCGACGCTATCGCCAGGGAGTATAACGTGATGGCCTACCCGACGTTTTTGTATTTCGCGCCTGATGGCAAGCTGGTACACCTGGTGGTAGGCAGCGACAGCGCTTCCGCGTTCATTGCAGCTTCCGCCAAAGCGCTGAAGCCGGAAACGCAGTACTATACCCGCATGGAGACCATGGCTGAAAATGCAGGCAATCAACCGGACACGCTGAAACGGCTGGCAGAAGAAGCCATGGAGATGTATGACGGCCGCTACTCCGCCTTGTTCGCCAAACGGTATCTCCGCGCAGTGCCGAGCGTATACACGTCGGAAACACTGCAGTTCCTGGATAAGTATACCCATAACAGCAGAGACACGGGCTTTGTCATCTTCCGTAAAAATCCGGCGAAAGTCAACCAGGTAATGGGAGCAAAGTATGCGGAAAAGAAAGTGGAGCAGATTATCTTCGGTGAGGAAATATATGCCAACCTGAAAGAAGGCATCACGCCCGATTTTAAAGTTATAGAAACCAAACTGCAAAAGAAATATCCCGATCTGTCCCGCAAGCTGGTGGATAAGTTCAGGCTGCAATGGTATCAGGGCAAAGACTATGATCAGTTTGAAAAAGCAGTGAAGGTATACATCCGGCAATACGATAAACAACTGGACCCTTCCGATCTGAGCAGCTTTGCGCGCACCGTGGGCCGTAAGGCCAAGGATACCGCTATGTTACGCACTGCGCTGGCATGGAGTGAACGTGCGGTAAAGGAGAACCCGGGTCCGGACGCTGTGAGCGTACAGGCCATGCTGATCTATCGCCTGGGTGATACGGCAACGGCTATCCGCTTACAGGAAGGCGTTGTCAATGATCTTTCTGCAAAAGAGAAGAAATACCAGAAGGAATTCCAGGAGAAAGTGCTCGATAAGATGAGGAAGGGCGAAAACCTCTGA
- a CDS encoding RagB/SusD family nutrient uptake outer membrane protein, whose protein sequence is MFRTLIYAAALMALAGCGRDYLDIKPKGKVIPSTYKDYRLLMNNTNDLAGSYGADEMASDNVAYYEQQGLDYLGTATYRIHTWQDDVWMSTDNDGQWSNLYKQVYLANVVVEGMKVVTDGSEKERNQLVGEALVHRAFAYLSLVNLYAVHYDASSAASDKGVPLLLAPVIDARLNRASVKAVYDQLLADLSQATSLLGTTSTSAYEPTLAAAYALQARAYLLRGEYPEALKAAAKTLEIKNQLTDYNKAVADPRNTFPQNRSNPETILMKTVSNSYAWFSLSKDLQAEFKDSLIDLRYKILFTTTTDPFKGHLYYYGEFLSFDSRLVGPTVPEMYLVRAECNARLNNVAAAMQDLNLLRQTRIATAAYVPSTAATAEEALRMVLSERRRELCFKGQRLFDMKRLNKDPRFAKTVTHTYNGQTFTLKPNDYRYVFPIAPKLMQLNPELEPNERK, encoded by the coding sequence ATGTTTCGCACTTTGATATATGCAGCCGCTTTGATGGCCCTCGCGGGTTGTGGCAGGGATTATCTCGATATAAAACCCAAAGGAAAGGTAATTCCTTCTACGTATAAGGATTATCGTTTGTTGATGAACAATACCAACGACCTGGCGGGTTCCTATGGGGCTGATGAAATGGCGTCCGATAACGTAGCATACTATGAACAACAGGGCCTGGATTACCTTGGCACCGCTACCTACCGGATACATACCTGGCAGGACGATGTCTGGATGTCTACCGACAACGACGGCCAGTGGAGCAACCTTTACAAGCAGGTGTACCTGGCCAACGTGGTGGTGGAAGGGATGAAGGTGGTGACCGACGGTAGTGAAAAAGAGCGCAATCAGCTGGTGGGAGAGGCGCTGGTACACCGGGCTTTCGCTTACCTGTCGCTCGTGAACCTGTACGCTGTGCACTATGATGCCTCTTCCGCGGCGTCAGACAAAGGCGTGCCGCTACTGCTGGCGCCTGTCATTGATGCCAGGTTGAACCGGGCTTCTGTGAAGGCCGTCTATGACCAGTTGCTGGCCGATCTGAGCCAGGCAACCTCGCTGCTGGGCACCACCAGCACCAGCGCTTATGAGCCAACGCTGGCTGCTGCTTATGCGCTGCAGGCCCGTGCTTATCTGCTCAGGGGAGAATACCCCGAAGCGCTGAAGGCGGCCGCTAAAACACTGGAGATCAAAAACCAGTTGACCGATTATAACAAGGCAGTAGCGGACCCGCGCAATACCTTCCCGCAAAACAGAAGCAATCCTGAAACGATCCTGATGAAAACCGTTTCCAACAGTTACGCCTGGTTTTCCCTGAGCAAGGATTTACAGGCGGAGTTCAAAGATTCGCTGATCGATCTGCGGTATAAAATATTGTTTACCACCACTACCGATCCATTTAAGGGGCATCTCTACTACTATGGTGAATTCCTGTCGTTCGACTCTCGGCTGGTAGGGCCAACCGTGCCGGAGATGTACCTGGTCCGCGCTGAATGTAACGCCCGGCTCAATAACGTGGCGGCTGCCATGCAGGACCTGAACCTGCTGCGTCAAACGCGTATCGCAACCGCAGCGTATGTGCCCTCCACCGCCGCCACGGCAGAGGAGGCGCTGCGGATGGTGCTGTCCGAACGCCGGCGGGAGCTGTGTTTCAAAGGCCAGCGGTTGTTCGATATGAAACGGCTGAATAAAGACCCGCGTTTCGCAAAAACGGTCACCCACACTTACAACGGACAAACGTTTACGTTGAAGCCCAACGACTATCGCTATGTATTTCCCATTGCGCCGAAGCTGATGCAGCTGAACCCGGAACTGGAACCGAATGAAAGAAAATAG